CCGGTCGTCTGTCACGAGCCGGGCGGCCCCGGCGACCTGCCGTGGGACCGGATCACGCCCTCCACCTGGCCGGGCAGCCGGGCACCCGCCGTACCGCTCGCGGACGGCGCGCCGCTGTTCGACCGGCTCGGACCCGAGTTGACGCTGGTCGACCTGGGGTCCGGGGGCGCCGGGCGCGCGCTGGCGGAGCGCGCCCGGCGCCGGGGCATGCCGATGACGCACCTGATCGCGACCGGCGCCGCCTGGGACCGGCGGTTCGTGCTGGTCCGCCCGGACCACCTGGTCGCCTGGCGCGGCGACGCGCCGCCCGCGGACTGGACCGCCGTGCTCGACACGGTCACCGGTCACATGTCCCGTGAACACGTGATGTCCCGTGATCCGTTCGCCGGTGAGACTCGGTCGACCCCGCTGACGACCGAGAGGACGGAGTGACCGTGACGGCTGCGATCGCGTTCACCGACAGCTGCCCGACGCTGCTGAGCAGCACCGTCATCGCCGGCTGGCGCAGGCGCCTGGCCCGGGACCGGAACCGGGAGCGCAGCCACTGGCGGACCAAGACCGCCTACTACCGTGCGGCCGACACGCTGATCACCGACGGCGCCGGCCGCGTGCCGGGCTGGCGGGACGTGGTCGACGCGGTCCTGCCGCAGGGCAGCCGCACCACGTTCTACGAGGTGGCCGGCGAGCACGCGCGGCACCCGATGATGCGCGAGCTGGCCCGGGACGGCTCGGCCGACTCGATGCAGCTGGCGTTGGCGTACCGCCGGGTGGACGCGGTCGCGCAGTTGATCGACGAGACCAAGGTGTGGTCCTTCTGGGAGTACCGGGAGGAGCTGGTGCGCCGGCTCGTGGCGGAGACGCCCGGGCCGGACGAGGCGGGCAGGGAGGTGCGGGCGGCGCTGCTGGCGTGGGCCGCCGACCACCCGGAGCTGGCCGCGGCACTCGACCACGCGCCACCGGCCTGCGCCGTCGAGGACCTGGTGGTGCTGGGCGGGGGACGCGCGATGGCGTTGCGTGTCACCCGTGAGCTGGCCGGACTGCTGCACGCCCGCTGAGCGTCCCGGCGGTCCAGGGCCCAAGGGGGCTTCAGCCCTGGACCGCCGGGGTCGTTCGGCCGTCTTGACAGGCGTCGATGCCGGCCGTTGGATGGGTGACCGGAGGTAACGCCATGGCCGCCGGATCAGCCGTCCTCGCCGCACTGCTCACCGCCTCGCTCCTGTCCGGACCGGTGTCGTCGCCGGTCTGTGACGCGCCCGTCGCCAGCACCACCCAGCCCGGTCACCTGGTCGCCGACCCGGACTGCGACGTGGACGGCACGCCGTTCGCACCGATCGCGGGCTCGGCCGTGCACACCGGCATCGAGCACGGCGCGGCGTACCGCATCGAGGTCCCGCGCCGCTGGAACGGCCGGCTGGTGATCTTCGCGCACGGCTACCGCGGCACCGGCCAGGTCGTCTTCGTCAGCAGCCCGAGCCTGCGCCGGCACTACCTGGACCGCGGCTACGCGTGGGCCGCCTCCAGCTATCAGCTCAACGGCTACGAGGTCGGCCAGGGCGTCCGCGACTCGCACGCGCTGATCGCGCTCTTCGGCCGGGTCACCGGCGCGCCCGCCCGGTCCGTGCTGATGACCGGCGAGTCGATGGGCGGCCACGTCACCGCGGTCGCGATCGAGGAGTTCCCGCGCGCGTTCGCCGGCGCGATGCCGGTCTGCGGCGTGCTCGGCGACACCGCGCTCTACGACTACTTCCTCGACGTGAACGTCACCGCGGCCGCGCTGGCCGGGGTGCCGATCCGCTTCCCGGACGCGCCGGGTGAGGACTACGACCGGGAGTGGCGTGCCCAGGTCGCCCGGATCACGGCGGACCTCGGCGTGCCGGCGCCGCTCACCCCGGCCGGCCGCGCCTGGTCGGACGTGGTCGAGCGGCGCACCGGCGGGGACCGCCCCGGCTTCGCGGAGTCGCTCGCGTTCTGGAACTCGGTGCCGTCCCTGGAACCGTTCGCCGACCTGCCGTTCCTCTTCGGGCTCTACCCCGGACTGTCCGGCCGCGCGGAGAACGTGGCCGGCAACCGCCACACCGTCTACCGGGTCACGGACGGCCCGCGCCTCACCCCGGCCGAGTGGCGGCTCAACCGGGACGTCCTTCGGGTCTCGCCCACCGTGCCGCCGGATCCCGGGCTCGGCAGCATCCCGCGCGTCGACGGCCGCCCCCGCGTCCCGGTGCTCTCGCTGCACAACACCGGCGACCTCTTCGTACCGTTCTCGATGGAGCAGATCTACGCCCGCCGCGCGCACTCGCCGCTGTTCGTCTCGCGCGCGATCCGGGCGCCGGGCCACTGCGACTTCACCCAGGCCGAGCTGAGCGCCGGCTTCGACGACCTGACCCGCTGGATCGCCACCGGCCGCCGCGCCGCCGGCGACGCCATCCTGAACCCGCGCGCCGTCGCGGCCCCGGAGTTCGGCTGCCGCTTCACCACCCAGACCCGCGCCGGCTTCCCGCCCTGCCCCTGATCACCGCGACACACACCGACACACCCGCTTCCGGCGTGGACGATTCGCGGTGCTCCCGCGGGCACCGGTCGGCCGCGGGCGGCCTCCCTGCCTGATCCGTCGTGGTCCCGGACGAACCCCGCGGGCGCTGTCGGCTTTCGGATAGCCGCGTCCGGGCGCAACCCGGACGCGGCCGAAGCCGTCTAGTGGCTGTGGGGGCTACTTCGTTACGCAGCGTGTGCGTCGTCGATCGGACCGCAATGTGGCCGTTCGTCTGGTTGATATCCCGTGCGGGCCACCGTTTCATGTTTTCCGGGGTGGCACGACAACGGGGCGGATCCGGATTTTTCCGGTGGGGGAAGGGTTGCGGCGCGCGATGACGAGGTGGACGACCGACCCGCGGCGCATCGCGGTCCTCGCCACGGTCCTGGCCGCGGCGCTGATCGCCGGCATGCTCGTGGTGGCGGGACTGACGTCCGACAGTTACCGAGCGTCAGCATCGCCGTACCGGCCGAACCCCCGGTCCGCGAGCGCGCCGGAGCAGGGCCGGCCACCGGCGTCCGCGCCCCGGGGGCCGATGCGGGCGGAACCGCCGACCCGGCAGCGCGCGTACGACGGGCCGGACGGCACGCAGCGGGTCACCGGCACGCCGTCGATGAGCCTCACGTTCGACGACGGCCCGTCGCAGTTCACCGACGAGGTGCTGGACCAGTTGGACAAGCACGGCATCAAGGCCACGTTCTGCGTGATCGGCAGCCAGGTGCGGTCGCACGCGGCCCAGATGCGCCGGATCGTCGCGGAGGGACACACGCTGTGCAACCACACCTGGGACCACGACTTCCAGCTGGCCGACCGCACGCCGGAGCAGATCGTCAAGGACATGGTGCGGACGAACGACGCGATCCACACGGTCGTGCCGAACGCGAAGGTGCGCTACTTCCGTAACCCGGGCGGGAACTTCAACCACCGTACGGTCTCGGTCGCGCAGCACCTCGGCATGGTGCCGCTGCACTGGAGCATCGACTCGCGCGACTGGGAGAGCAAGAACGCCAAGAAGATCTACGACCTGGTCGAGGAGAACGCGCACCCGGGCGCGGTCGTGCTGCTGCACGACGGCGGCGGCGACCGGCGCGAGACGTTGAAGGCGCTGAAGAAACTGCTGCCGTTCCTGAAGGAGCGGTACGACCTGGTGGCGATGCCGTGAGCCGGGCGCGGCCGTCCCTCGCCGGGACGGCCGCACGGGTGGCTCGGACGAGCCACGGGTGACTCAGACGAGCTTGGCGTCGACCGTCTGCGGCACGGCGCCGAGCGCGGCGGAGACCGGGCAGCCGGCCTTCGCGGTCTCGACGTGACCCGCGAACGCGTCCGCGTCGATGTCGGGCACCGACGCCTCCACGGTCAGCGCGATACCGGTGATCTTCGGGCCGTCGCCGAGCGTGACGGCGGCGGAGGTGCGCACCGAGTCGGCCTTGAAGCCGGCGCCGGCGAGCACGTTCGCCAGGAACATGGAGAAGCAGCCGGCGTGCGCGGCCGCGATCAGCTCCTCCGGGTTGGTCCCGGTGCCGTCCTCGAAGCGGGAGACGAACGTGTACGGGCCCTCGAAGACACCGGAGCCGAGCGCGACGGTGCCGGCACCGCCCTTGAGGTCGCCGTTCCAGACAGCGGATGAGGTACGAGTTGGCATACCGGTGATTCTGCCCCGGACCGCCCGCCGCCGCCCAGACCACCCCTTGCTCACCGCCGCTCGCAAAAAACCCGTTCCCCGGTTTCGGCCGCCGCCGCGGGTGTAAAGCAAGCAGGTAGGGGAGTCCCGACCGGGGCCGAAGGAGGCGGATCATGTCCGGAATCGTCGTCGGAGTCGACGGATCACCGGGGGCGGAGACGGCCGTGCGCTGGGCCGCCGCCCGGTCCCGGGCCAACGGCGCGCCGCTGCGGCTGGTCCACGCCTACTCGCTGCCGGTGCCGTACCCGGCGTCGCCGTTCGGCCCGGCCGGCGACGTCACCGGTGACGCGGGCGCGTACGCGAAGGCCGCCGAGGCGGTGCTGGCCGGCGCGGCCCGGATCGCGGCCGAGGCCGGTGCCGCCTCGGTGACCACGGAGGCGGTGACCGGCGGCGCGTCCGGCGTGCTGATCGCGGCATCCGACGGCGCCGGCCTGGTCGTGGTCGGCTCGCGCGGCCTCGGCGGGTTCACCGGCCTGCTGCTCGGCTCGGTCGGCGTGCAGGTCTCCGCGCACGCGAGGTGCCCGGCCGTGGTGGTCCGCGAGCCCGCCACGCCCGGCGGCCCGGTGGTGGTCGGTGTGGACGGTTCCGCGCCGTCGCACGCGGCCGTGCTGTTCGCGTTCGCGGAGGCGGAACGGCTCGGCGCCGAGCTGCACGCGGTGCACGCGTGGGGCCTGCCGGCGCCGGTTGACCCGGCGCTGATGGCGTTCCCGACCGAGCGGGACCGCGACGACTACGTGACCGCGGCCGGCCAGGTGCTGCACGACGCGCTGACCGAGGGCCGGTCCCGGCACCCGTCCGTTCCGGTCCGCGAGCTGTCCGTGGAACGCGGCGCGTCCGCCGGCCTGCTGGACGTCGCGGCGAGCGCCGCGCTGGTCGTGGTCGGCTCCCGCGGCCACGGCGGCTTCGCCGGGTTGCTGCTCGGCTCCACCGGCCAGTACGTGCTGCACCACGCGCACTGCCCGGTCGCGGTGCTGCGCGCGGACGTGGATCCGGAGCCGTCGGAAGCCTGACTCCCCGCCGTCATTGCCACGTATAAGTTTGTCGATACGTTGACCCTCTGGGGACCCGAGGTGCGGGACCCGGGAGGGACGAGACCGTGTTACGCAGAACCGTGCTCACGGCGGCGGCCGTCCTCGCCGTCGTCCTCGGCGTGCAGAGCGGCGCGCAGGCGGCTCCGGCGCCCGGCGCGCCCGGCGTCGGTGACAGCTACTACCCCGACTACGGCAACGGCGGTTACGACGTCGGTCACTACGACATCCGGCTGCGCTACCACCCGGAGACCGACCGGCTGACCGGCACCACCACGATCCTGGCCACCGCCACCCAGGACCTGTCCGCGTTCAACCTGGACTTCGCGCTGCGCACCACGTCGGTGCGGGTCGACAACCGGCCGGCCACGTTCGCCCGGGAGGGCGACCACGAACTGGTGGTCACGCCCGCCCGCCCGCTGACGGCGGGCCGGCCCACGACGATCGTGGTGACGTACGACGACGTGCCGTCGTCGGTCGTCGCGGCCGGCTACACCGCGTGGAACCGCACGCCGGACGGCGCGCTCGCGGTCGGCCAGCCGGAGATCGCCTGGTGGTGGTACCCGAGCAACGACCACCCCACGGACAAGGCGACGTTCGACGTGTCCGTGCTGGTGCCGTCCGGGGTGGAGGCGATCTCCAACGGCTCGCCGACCCGGTGGGCGCAGCCGGAGCTGCGCGGCTGGGACCGATGGTCGTGGCGGTCCGCCGCGCCGCAGGCCACCTACCTGGC
This genomic window from Catenuloplanes niger contains:
- a CDS encoding universal stress protein; the encoded protein is MSGIVVGVDGSPGAETAVRWAAARSRANGAPLRLVHAYSLPVPYPASPFGPAGDVTGDAGAYAKAAEAVLAGAARIAAEAGAASVTTEAVTGGASGVLIAASDGAGLVVVGSRGLGGFTGLLLGSVGVQVSAHARCPAVVVREPATPGGPVVVGVDGSAPSHAAVLFAFAEAERLGAELHAVHAWGLPAPVDPALMAFPTERDRDDYVTAAGQVLHDALTEGRSRHPSVPVRELSVERGASAGLLDVAASAALVVVGSRGHGGFAGLLLGSTGQYVLHHAHCPVAVLRADVDPEPSEA
- a CDS encoding polysaccharide deacetylase family protein, producing MTRWTTDPRRIAVLATVLAAALIAGMLVVAGLTSDSYRASASPYRPNPRSASAPEQGRPPASAPRGPMRAEPPTRQRAYDGPDGTQRVTGTPSMSLTFDDGPSQFTDEVLDQLDKHGIKATFCVIGSQVRSHAAQMRRIVAEGHTLCNHTWDHDFQLADRTPEQIVKDMVRTNDAIHTVVPNAKVRYFRNPGGNFNHRTVSVAQHLGMVPLHWSIDSRDWESKNAKKIYDLVEENAHPGAVVLLHDGGGDRRETLKALKKLLPFLKERYDLVAMP
- a CDS encoding alpha/beta hydrolase family protein, which gives rise to MAAGSAVLAALLTASLLSGPVSSPVCDAPVASTTQPGHLVADPDCDVDGTPFAPIAGSAVHTGIEHGAAYRIEVPRRWNGRLVIFAHGYRGTGQVVFVSSPSLRRHYLDRGYAWAASSYQLNGYEVGQGVRDSHALIALFGRVTGAPARSVLMTGESMGGHVTAVAIEEFPRAFAGAMPVCGVLGDTALYDYFLDVNVTAAALAGVPIRFPDAPGEDYDREWRAQVARITADLGVPAPLTPAGRAWSDVVERRTGGDRPGFAESLAFWNSVPSLEPFADLPFLFGLYPGLSGRAENVAGNRHTVYRVTDGPRLTPAEWRLNRDVLRVSPTVPPDPGLGSIPRVDGRPRVPVLSLHNTGDLFVPFSMEQIYARRAHSPLFVSRAIRAPGHCDFTQAELSAGFDDLTRWIATGRRAAGDAILNPRAVAAPEFGCRFTTQTRAGFPPCP
- a CDS encoding OsmC family protein; the encoded protein is MPTRTSSAVWNGDLKGGAGTVALGSGVFEGPYTFVSRFEDGTGTNPEELIAAAHAGCFSMFLANVLAGAGFKADSVRTSAAVTLGDGPKITGIALTVEASVPDIDADAFAGHVETAKAGCPVSAALGAVPQTVDAKLV